In one Pseudomonas sp. Bout1 genomic region, the following are encoded:
- a CDS encoding OprD family porin: MSIVHPRQLLLAAAVASLAFPVLAEEHGFLEDASANLNLRNFFFNRNYTNPAKAQGGAQEWTQSFILDARSGFTQGTVGFGMDVLGLYAQKLDGGRGTGGTQLLPLDRDGEPADNFGRLGVAFKARISKTEVKVGEWMPVLPILRSDDGRSLPQTLRGGQITSREIAGLTLYGGQFRANSPRDDSSMTDMSMFGKAAFTSDRFNFQGGEYAFNNKHTQVGVWNAQLKDIYSQQYLNLIHSQPVGDWTLGANLGFFYGKDDGSARAGDLDNKTWSGLFSARYGGNTFYLGLQKLTGKSAWMRVNGTSGGTLANDSYNASYDNAREKSWQVRHDYNFAALGIAGLTLMNRYISGSNVHSGTVTDGREWGRESEVAYVVQSGTLKDLNLRWRNSSMRRDYSNNEFDENRLIVSYPISLL; this comes from the coding sequence ATGAGCATCGTTCATCCGCGCCAGCTATTGCTGGCGGCCGCTGTTGCCAGCCTCGCCTTTCCCGTCCTCGCCGAAGAACACGGCTTCCTGGAAGACGCCAGCGCCAACCTCAACCTGCGCAACTTCTTCTTCAACCGTAACTACACCAACCCGGCCAAGGCCCAGGGCGGCGCCCAGGAGTGGACCCAAAGTTTCATTCTCGACGCCAGGTCCGGCTTTACCCAAGGCACCGTCGGGTTCGGCATGGACGTACTGGGTTTGTATGCGCAGAAGCTCGATGGTGGTCGCGGTACCGGCGGCACCCAACTCCTGCCGCTGGACCGTGATGGCGAGCCCGCCGATAACTTCGGGCGCCTCGGTGTTGCGTTCAAGGCGCGAATTTCCAAGACCGAAGTAAAGGTCGGCGAATGGATGCCGGTGCTGCCTATCCTGCGTTCGGACGATGGCCGCTCCTTGCCGCAAACCCTGCGCGGCGGGCAAATCACCTCCCGGGAAATCGCCGGCCTGACCCTCTATGGCGGCCAGTTCCGCGCCAACAGCCCGCGGGACGACAGCAGCATGACTGACATGTCGATGTTCGGAAAAGCCGCGTTCACCTCCGACCGGTTCAACTTCCAGGGTGGCGAATATGCGTTCAACAACAAACACACCCAAGTGGGCGTGTGGAACGCCCAACTCAAGGACATCTACAGCCAGCAATACCTCAACCTGATCCACAGCCAGCCTGTGGGCGACTGGACGCTGGGCGCCAACCTTGGATTCTTCTATGGCAAGGACGACGGCAGCGCCCGCGCCGGAGACCTCGACAACAAGACCTGGTCCGGACTGTTCTCGGCCCGGTACGGCGGTAACACCTTCTACCTCGGCCTGCAAAAGCTCACAGGCAAGAGCGCCTGGATGCGCGTCAATGGCACCAGCGGCGGTACCCTGGCCAACGACAGCTACAACGCCAGCTACGACAACGCCCGGGAAAAATCCTGGCAGGTACGCCATGACTACAACTTTGCCGCCCTGGGTATTGCGGGCCTGACGTTGATGAACCGCTATATCAGCGGCAGCAACGTACACAGCGGCACCGTGACCGATGGCAGGGAATGGGGACGGGAAAGCGAAGTGGCCTACGTGGTACAGAGCGGAACGCTGAAGGATCTCAATCTGCGCTGGCGCAACTCCAGCATGCGCAGGGACTACAGCAACAACGAGTTTGATGAAAACCGGTTGATCGTCAGTTACCCGATAAGCCTGCTGTAA
- the adeC gene encoding AdeC/AdeK/OprM family multidrug efflux complex outer membrane factor has protein sequence MSKSLLSLAVTAFVLSGCSLIPDYQRPEAPVAAQFPQGPAYSSAQAPGQAAAEQGWKQFFHDPALQQLIQTALVNNRDLRVAALNIDAYAAQYQIQRADLFPAISATGSGSRSRTPAKLSQTGEAGISSQYSAGLGISSYELDLFGRVRSLSEQALQQYFATEEARRSTQISLVASVANAYLTWQADKELLKLTQDTLGAFEQSYKLTSRSNEVGVASALDLSQARTSVENARVQLARYTRQVAQDENSLTLLLGTGLPANIVSQPLADNLLSEVPAGLPSDLLQRRPDILQAEYNLKAANANIGAARAAFFPSITLTASAGTASPTLGGLFKGGSGTWSFAPQINIPIFNAGSLRASLDYSKIQKEINVANYEKAIQTGFQEVSDGLAARETYKEQLDAQRGFVAANQDYYRLAERRYRIGVDSNLTFLDAQRQLFSAQQSLITDRLAQLNSEVNLYKALGGGWNEQTAKNEPLKEEAPALKLF, from the coding sequence ATGAGCAAGTCGCTACTTTCCCTAGCCGTCACGGCATTCGTGCTCAGTGGCTGCTCGCTGATCCCGGACTACCAGCGCCCTGAAGCGCCGGTAGCCGCGCAGTTCCCGCAGGGGCCGGCGTATTCGTCGGCCCAGGCGCCGGGCCAGGCCGCTGCCGAGCAAGGCTGGAAGCAGTTTTTCCATGACCCTGCCCTGCAACAGCTGATCCAGACTGCATTGGTGAACAACCGCGACCTGCGTGTCGCGGCCCTGAATATCGACGCGTATGCCGCGCAGTATCAGATCCAGCGTGCCGACCTGTTCCCTGCCATTTCGGCCACAGGTAGCGGCAGCCGTTCGCGCACCCCGGCCAAACTGTCACAGACCGGCGAAGCGGGCATCTCCAGTCAATACTCCGCTGGCCTCGGGATCAGCTCTTATGAGCTGGACCTGTTCGGCCGGGTTCGCAGCCTGAGCGAGCAAGCGCTGCAACAATACTTCGCCACCGAAGAAGCGCGCCGCAGCACCCAGATCAGCCTGGTGGCCAGCGTGGCCAACGCCTACCTGACCTGGCAGGCCGACAAGGAACTGCTCAAGCTCACCCAGGACACCCTCGGTGCGTTCGAACAGAGCTACAAGCTCACCTCGCGCAGCAACGAAGTTGGCGTGGCGTCGGCCCTGGACCTGAGCCAGGCCCGTACCTCGGTGGAAAACGCCCGGGTGCAACTGGCGCGTTACACCCGCCAGGTGGCCCAGGACGAAAACAGCCTGACCCTGCTGCTGGGCACCGGCTTGCCGGCGAACATCGTCAGCCAGCCATTGGCTGACAACCTGTTGAGCGAAGTACCGGCCGGCCTGCCGTCGGACCTGCTGCAACGTCGTCCCGACATCCTGCAAGCCGAGTACAACCTCAAGGCGGCCAACGCCAACATCGGTGCGGCACGGGCTGCGTTCTTCCCGAGCATCACCCTGACCGCCAGCGCCGGCACCGCGAGCCCGACCCTGGGCGGCCTGTTCAAGGGCGGCTCGGGTACCTGGTCGTTCGCGCCGCAAATCAACATCCCGATCTTCAACGCCGGCAGCCTGCGCGCCAGCCTGGATTACTCCAAAATCCAGAAAGAGATCAACGTCGCCAACTACGAGAAAGCGATCCAGACCGGCTTCCAGGAAGTCTCCGACGGCCTTGCCGCACGTGAGACCTACAAGGAGCAACTGGACGCCCAACGTGGCTTCGTCGCGGCCAACCAGGATTACTACCGCCTGGCCGAGCGTCGCTACCGCATTGGTGTCGACAGCAACCTGACGTTCCTGGATGCCCAGCGCCAACTGTTCAGTGCCCAGCAATCGCTGATCACTGACCGCCTGGCGCAACTCAACAGCGAGGTCAACCTGTACAAGGCCCTCGGTGGTGGCTGGAACGAGCAGACCGCGAAGAACGAGCCGTTGAAAGAAGAAGCACCGGCGCTGAAGTTGTTCTGA
- a CDS encoding efflux RND transporter permease subunit has protein sequence MSKFFIDRPIFAWVIALVIMLVGALSILKLPINQYPAIAPTAIDIQVTYPGASAQTVQDTVVQVIEQQLNGIDNLRYVASDSNSDGSMTITATFNQGTNPDIAQVQVQNKLNLATPLLPQEVQQQGIRVTKSVKNFLMVIGLVSEDGSMTKDDLSNYIVSNIQDPISRTAGVGDFQVFGSQYAMRIWLDPAKLNNYQLTPVDVSAAISAQNVQVATGQLGGLPALPGTQLNATIIGKTRLQSADEFGKILMKVNTDGSQVRLRDVARIELGGQNYSISAQFNGKPASGMAIKLAAGANALDTGKAIRATVASLEPFFPPGMKAVVPYDTTPVVTESISGVVDTLVEAIVLVFLVMFLFLQNFRATIITTMTVPVVLLGTFGILAAFGFTINTLTMFGMILAIGLLVDDAIVVVENVERVMAEEHLSPKEATIKSMGQIQGALVGIALVLSAVLLPMAFFGGSTGVIYRQFSITIVSAMALSVLVALIFTPALCATMLKPIDPEKHGQPKRGFFGWFNRTFDSGVLKYERGVGAMIKHKIPAFLVYALILAGMIWMFTRIPSAFLPEEDQGVIFAQVQTPVGSSAERTQKVIDDMRAFLLHDKEGEPGEGKAVKSVFTVNGFNFAGRGQSSGLAFVMLKPWGERDSTQSVFEVAKRAQGYFFGAFKDAMVFAIVPPSVLELGNATGFDVFLQDQGGVGHDKLMAARNQFLGAAAQSKVLAGVRPNGVNDEPQYELTVDDEKASAQGISLADIQQTLAIALGGSYVNDFIDRGRVKKVYVQGDAASRMSPEDLDKWYVRSTSGKMVPLSAISSGKWIFGSPKLSRYNGVAAMEILGTPAPGYSTGDAMAEVERIAKDLPAGVGYSWTGLSYEERLSGSQAPALYALSLLVVFLCLAALYESWSIPIAVILVVPLGVIGALIATSLRGLSNDVFFQVGLLVTVGLAAKNAILIVEFAKELHEQGKGIVEAAIEASRMRLRPIIMTSMAFMLGVLPLAISTGAGSGSQHAIGTGVIGGMITATVLAIFWVPLFYATVSSAGERKKTETKQTPKEAGQ, from the coding sequence ATGTCGAAATTTTTTATCGACCGTCCCATTTTCGCCTGGGTAATTGCCCTGGTGATCATGCTGGTCGGGGCACTGTCGATCCTGAAGTTGCCCATCAACCAATACCCGGCCATCGCGCCGACCGCCATCGACATCCAGGTGACCTACCCGGGCGCGTCCGCACAAACCGTGCAGGACACCGTGGTGCAGGTCATCGAGCAACAGCTCAACGGTATCGACAACCTGCGTTATGTCGCCTCGGACAGTAACTCCGACGGCAGCATGACCATCACCGCGACGTTCAACCAGGGTACCAACCCGGATATCGCCCAGGTTCAGGTGCAGAACAAACTGAACCTGGCGACCCCACTGCTGCCGCAAGAAGTGCAACAGCAGGGTATTCGCGTGACCAAGTCGGTGAAGAACTTCCTGATGGTGATCGGTCTGGTGTCGGAAGACGGCAGCATGACCAAGGACGACCTGTCCAACTACATCGTGTCCAACATCCAGGATCCGATTTCCCGCACGGCTGGCGTAGGTGACTTCCAGGTCTTCGGTTCGCAGTACGCCATGCGTATCTGGCTAGACCCGGCCAAGCTGAACAACTACCAGTTGACGCCGGTTGACGTCAGCGCTGCCATCTCGGCCCAGAACGTTCAGGTGGCCACCGGCCAATTGGGCGGCCTGCCTGCCCTGCCCGGCACCCAGCTGAACGCCACCATCATCGGCAAGACGCGTCTGCAATCGGCTGATGAGTTCGGCAAGATCCTGATGAAGGTCAACACCGACGGCTCGCAGGTTCGCCTGCGTGACGTTGCGCGGATCGAACTGGGCGGCCAGAACTACAGCATCAGTGCGCAGTTTAACGGTAAGCCGGCTTCCGGCATGGCGATCAAGCTGGCCGCCGGCGCCAACGCCCTGGACACCGGCAAGGCCATCCGCGCCACCGTGGCATCCCTGGAACCGTTTTTCCCGCCAGGCATGAAGGCTGTGGTGCCGTATGACACCACGCCGGTAGTGACCGAATCGATCTCCGGTGTTGTTGACACCCTGGTCGAGGCGATCGTGCTGGTGTTCCTGGTAATGTTCCTGTTCCTGCAGAACTTCCGCGCCACCATCATCACCACCATGACCGTACCGGTGGTATTGCTGGGTACCTTCGGGATCCTGGCGGCGTTCGGTTTCACCATCAACACCCTGACCATGTTCGGCATGATCCTGGCCATCGGCTTGCTGGTGGATGACGCCATCGTCGTGGTGGAAAACGTCGAACGGGTGATGGCCGAGGAGCATCTGTCGCCAAAAGAAGCAACGATCAAGTCCATGGGCCAGATCCAGGGCGCCCTGGTGGGTATTGCGCTGGTACTGTCGGCGGTACTGTTGCCGATGGCGTTCTTCGGTGGTTCAACCGGTGTGATCTACCGGCAGTTCTCCATCACCATTGTTTCGGCGATGGCGTTGTCGGTACTGGTTGCCCTGATCTTCACCCCGGCCCTGTGCGCCACCATGCTCAAGCCGATCGACCCGGAAAAACACGGCCAGCCCAAGCGCGGCTTTTTCGGCTGGTTCAACCGCACCTTCGACAGCGGCGTACTGAAGTACGAGCGCGGCGTGGGCGCGATGATCAAGCACAAGATTCCAGCGTTCCTGGTCTATGCGTTGATCCTTGCCGGCATGATCTGGATGTTCACCCGTATTCCAAGCGCGTTCCTGCCTGAGGAAGACCAGGGTGTGATCTTTGCCCAAGTGCAGACGCCGGTCGGTTCTTCGGCTGAACGTACGCAAAAAGTCATCGACGACATGCGTGCCTTCCTGCTGCATGACAAGGAAGGCGAGCCAGGCGAAGGCAAGGCCGTGAAGTCGGTGTTTACCGTCAACGGCTTCAACTTCGCCGGTCGTGGCCAGAGTTCGGGCCTCGCGTTTGTGATGCTCAAGCCGTGGGGCGAGCGTGATTCGACCCAATCGGTATTTGAAGTGGCCAAGCGTGCCCAGGGTTATTTCTTCGGAGCCTTCAAGGACGCCATGGTATTTGCCATCGTGCCGCCTTCGGTTCTGGAGTTGGGTAACGCCACCGGCTTCGACGTGTTCCTGCAAGACCAGGGTGGTGTCGGCCACGACAAGCTGATGGCTGCACGTAACCAGTTCCTCGGTGCGGCAGCGCAAAGCAAGGTCCTGGCGGGCGTGCGCCCCAACGGCGTGAACGATGAGCCGCAGTACGAGCTGACCGTTGACGACGAGAAGGCCAGTGCCCAGGGCATCAGCCTGGCGGACATCCAGCAAACCCTGGCGATTGCCTTGGGTGGCAGCTACGTCAACGACTTCATCGACCGCGGTCGTGTGAAGAAGGTGTATGTACAAGGCGACGCCGCCAGCCGTATGTCTCCGGAAGACCTGGACAAATGGTACGTGCGCAGCACCTCCGGCAAGATGGTGCCCCTGTCGGCCATCTCCTCGGGCAAGTGGATCTTCGGTTCGCCGAAACTCTCGCGCTATAACGGTGTAGCGGCGATGGAAATCCTCGGTACCCCGGCACCTGGTTACAGTACCGGTGATGCAATGGCGGAAGTCGAACGCATTGCCAAGGACCTGCCAGCCGGCGTTGGTTACTCCTGGACCGGCCTGTCGTACGAAGAACGCCTGTCTGGCTCCCAGGCACCTGCGCTGTACGCCCTGTCGCTGCTGGTAGTGTTCCTGTGCCTCGCGGCACTGTACGAAAGCTGGTCGATCCCGATTGCGGTGATTCTGGTTGTACCGCTGGGTGTGATCGGTGCGCTGATCGCCACCAGCCTGCGGGGACTGTCCAACGACGTGTTCTTCCAGGTGGGCCTGTTGGTCACGGTGGGCCTGGCGGCGAAAAACGCCATCCTGATCGTGGAGTTCGCCAAAGAGCTTCACGAGCAAGGCAAAGGCATTGTCGAGGCGGCAATCGAGGCATCCCGTATGCGTCTGCGCCCGATTATCATGACCTCCATGGCGTTCATGCTCGGCGTACTGCCACTGGCGATCTCCACGGGCGCGGGTTCAGGCAGCCAGCATGCGATCGGTACCGGCGTAATTGGCGGTATGATCACGGCCACCGTCCTGGCGATCTTCTGGGTGCCACTGTTCTATGCAACCGTGTCCTCCGCCGGCGAGCGTAAAAAGACTGAAACCAAGCAAACTCCTAAAGAGGCTGGCCAATGA
- a CDS encoding efflux RND transporter periplasmic adaptor subunit: MQLKPAVTALVTAVALASLLSGCKKEEAAPPAQTPQVGVVTIQPQAFTLTSELPGRTTAFRIAEVRPQVNGIILKRLFKEGGDVKEGQQLYQIDPSVYDATLKSAQASLTQTKSITDRYKQLVDEQAVSRQEYDTAVANRMTAEANVQTAQINVRYTKVFAPISGRIGRSSVTEGALVSNGQTDAMAVIQQLDPIYVDVTQSSAEMLKLRRDLASGQLEKAGENAAKVKLTLEDGTPYGQDGKLEFSEVSVNQTTGSVTLRAVFPNPDHTLLPGMFVHAQLQAGVNSKAILAPQQGVTRDLKGVPTALIVNKDNKVEQRVLVANRTSGAYWLVEKGLDAGDRVITEGLQFIKPGIEVKVKDADNAKPAGTAAAPAADAGKGE, from the coding sequence ATGCAACTTAAGCCAGCTGTTACCGCCCTGGTTACTGCCGTCGCCCTGGCATCGCTGCTCAGCGGATGTAAAAAGGAAGAGGCGGCTCCGCCCGCTCAAACCCCTCAGGTCGGCGTGGTCACTATTCAACCTCAAGCCTTTACCCTGACATCCGAGCTGCCAGGCCGTACCACGGCCTTCCGCATTGCCGAGGTTCGCCCTCAGGTCAACGGCATCATTCTCAAGCGCCTGTTCAAGGAAGGCGGTGACGTGAAGGAAGGGCAACAGCTCTACCAGATCGACCCGTCGGTGTATGACGCCACCTTGAAAAGCGCACAGGCGAGCCTGACCCAGACCAAGTCGATCACCGACCGCTACAAGCAGTTGGTCGACGAACAAGCTGTCAGCCGTCAGGAATACGACACTGCCGTCGCCAACCGCATGACCGCCGAAGCAAACGTTCAAACCGCCCAGATCAACGTGCGCTACACCAAAGTGTTCGCGCCGATCTCCGGGCGTATTGGCCGTTCCTCGGTCACCGAAGGCGCACTGGTCAGCAATGGCCAGACCGATGCCATGGCCGTGATCCAGCAACTGGACCCGATCTATGTCGACGTAACCCAGTCCTCGGCTGAAATGCTGAAACTGCGCCGCGACCTGGCAAGCGGCCAGTTGGAAAAAGCCGGCGAAAACGCGGCCAAGGTCAAGCTGACCCTGGAAGACGGCACGCCTTACGGCCAGGACGGCAAGCTGGAGTTCTCCGAAGTGTCGGTCAACCAGACCACCGGTTCCGTGACCCTGCGCGCCGTGTTCCCGAACCCTGACCACACCCTGCTGCCGGGCATGTTCGTACACGCCCAACTGCAAGCCGGTGTGAACAGCAAGGCGATCCTGGCTCCGCAGCAAGGCGTGACCCGTGACCTCAAGGGCGTCCCGACTGCATTGATCGTGAACAAGGACAACAAGGTCGAGCAACGTGTACTGGTTGCCAACCGCACCTCCGGCGCCTACTGGCTGGTGGAAAAGGGCCTGGACGCCGGTGACCGCGTGATCACCGAAGGCCTGCAATTCATCAAGCCGGGCATCGAAGTCAAGGTCAAGGACGCTGACAACGCTAAACCCGCCGGCACTGCTGCAGCGCCTGCTGCCGATGCTGGTAAAGGGGAGTAA
- a CDS encoding TetR family transcriptional regulator, with translation MVRRTKEEAQETRSQILEAAEQAFYERGVARTTLADIAALAGVTRGAIYWHFSNKADLVQAMLDTLHEPLDELARASESEDEVDPLGCMRKLLIHLFHQVALDPKTRRINEILFHKCEFTDEMCDLRRQRQTASLECNLRIGLTLRNAVHRGQLPENLDCVRAAVCMHAYINGVLGQWLLVPDSFQLAQDAERWVDIALDMLRLSPGLRN, from the coding sequence ATGGTTCGTCGTACCAAAGAGGAAGCTCAGGAAACGCGCAGCCAGATCCTTGAAGCGGCCGAGCAAGCCTTTTACGAGCGTGGGGTTGCGCGTACCACGCTGGCGGACATCGCCGCGTTGGCAGGCGTGACGCGCGGTGCTATCTATTGGCATTTCAGCAACAAGGCCGACCTGGTGCAGGCGATGCTCGATACGCTGCACGAGCCGCTGGATGAATTGGCCAGGGCCAGTGAGAGCGAGGACGAGGTCGATCCGCTGGGTTGCATGCGCAAGCTGCTGATTCATCTGTTCCATCAAGTAGCCCTGGACCCGAAGACCCGGCGCATCAATGAGATTTTGTTTCATAAGTGCGAATTCACCGATGAAATGTGTGATCTGCGCCGTCAGCGCCAGACCGCCAGCCTTGAATGCAACCTGCGCATCGGGCTGACCTTGCGTAACGCGGTCCATCGCGGGCAGCTTCCGGAGAATCTCGATTGCGTACGTGCCGCCGTGTGCATGCACGCTTATATCAACGGAGTTCTCGGCCAATGGCTGCTGGTACCCGACAGTTTCCAGCTGGCCCAAGACGCAGAGCGCTGGGTCGATATCGCGTTGGACATGCTGCGCTTGAGCCCTGGCCTGCGCAATTGA
- a CDS encoding alkene reductase — MTTIFDPIKLGDLELSNRIIMAPLTRCRADAGRVPNALMAEYYVQRASAGLILSEATSVTPMGVGYPDTPGIWSNDQVRGWANVTKAVHGAGGKIFLQLWHVGRISHESYLDGETPVAPSAIQPKGHVSLVRPLADYPTPRALETAEIADIVDAYRVGAENAKAAGFDGVEVHGANGYLLDQFLQSSTNQRTDNYGGSLENRARLMLEVTDAVIEVWGAGRVGVHLAPRADSHDMGDTNLSETFTYVAKELGKRGIAFICSREKEAGDSLGPQLKAAFGGPYIANERFTKDSANAWLASGKADAVAFGVPFIANPDLPARLRADAPLNEAHPETFYAKGPVGYIDYPTLAL; from the coding sequence ATGACGACTATTTTCGATCCAATCAAGCTCGGCGACCTGGAACTGTCGAACCGCATCATCATGGCGCCACTGACCCGCTGCCGTGCCGACGCCGGTCGCGTGCCCAATGCGCTGATGGCTGAATACTACGTACAACGCGCTTCCGCCGGCCTGATCCTCAGCGAAGCGACTTCCGTGACGCCAATGGGCGTGGGCTACCCGGACACCCCCGGCATCTGGTCCAACGACCAGGTTCGCGGCTGGGCCAATGTGACCAAGGCCGTACACGGCGCGGGCGGCAAGATCTTCCTGCAACTGTGGCACGTTGGCCGCATCTCCCATGAGTCGTACCTGGACGGCGAAACCCCGGTCGCGCCAAGTGCCATCCAACCTAAGGGCCACGTCAGCCTGGTGCGCCCACTGGCCGACTACCCAACGCCACGCGCCCTGGAAACCGCTGAAATCGCCGACATCGTCGACGCTTACCGTGTAGGCGCCGAAAACGCCAAGGCTGCCGGTTTTGACGGTGTGGAAGTTCACGGCGCAAACGGCTACCTGCTTGACCAGTTCCTGCAAAGCAGCACCAACCAGCGTACCGACAACTATGGTGGTTCCCTGGAAAACCGTGCCCGCCTGATGCTCGAAGTGACTGACGCGGTGATTGAAGTCTGGGGCGCCGGCCGTGTGGGTGTGCACCTCGCACCGCGCGCCGACTCCCATGACATGGGCGACACCAACCTGTCGGAAACCTTCACCTACGTCGCCAAAGAGCTGGGCAAGCGTGGCATCGCGTTCATCTGCTCCCGTGAAAAGGAAGCGGGCGACAGCCTCGGCCCACAACTCAAAGCAGCCTTCGGTGGCCCGTACATCGCCAACGAGCGCTTCACCAAGGACAGCGCCAACGCCTGGCTGGCCTCGGGCAAGGCGGACGCGGTGGCATTCGGCGTGCCATTTATCGCCAACCCGGACCTGCCAGCTCGCCTGAGGGCCGATGCGCCGCTGAACGAAGCCCATCCAGAGACGTTCTACGCCAAAGGCCCGGTCGGCTACATCGACTATCCAACCCTGGCACTGTGA
- a CDS encoding MFS transporter: MPLSLLILALSAFAIGTTEFVIMGLLPDVAADLGVSIPGAGWLVTGYALGVAIGAPFMALATAKLPRKAALVALMGIFIIGNLLCALASDYNVLMFARVVTALCHGAFFGIGSVVAANLVPANKRASAVALMFTGLTLANVLGVPLGTALGQEAGWRSTFWAVTVIGVIALIGLIRFLPAKRDEEKLDMRAELRALKGAGIWLSLSMTALFAASMFTLFTYVAPLLGDVTGVSPKGVTWTLLLIGLGLTVGNIIGGKLADKRLAATLIGVFISMAVVSTVLTWTSVAVIPTEITLFLWATASFAAVPALQINVVTFGKAAPNLVSTLNIGAFNVGNALGAWVGGSVIAHGFGLTSVPLAAAALAVLALLVTLITFRQSGDADLAPATN; encoded by the coding sequence ATGCCTCTCTCGCTACTCATCCTGGCCTTAAGCGCCTTCGCCATCGGTACCACCGAGTTCGTCATCATGGGCCTGTTGCCCGATGTGGCGGCCGACCTCGGTGTCTCGATTCCCGGCGCCGGCTGGCTGGTGACCGGTTACGCCCTGGGCGTAGCCATCGGTGCGCCGTTCATGGCACTGGCCACCGCCAAGCTGCCGCGCAAGGCCGCCCTGGTAGCGTTGATGGGCATCTTCATCATCGGCAACCTGCTCTGCGCCCTGGCGAGTGACTACAACGTGCTGATGTTTGCCCGTGTGGTCACCGCGCTCTGCCACGGGGCCTTCTTCGGTATCGGTTCGGTGGTTGCTGCCAACCTGGTGCCGGCCAACAAGCGTGCTTCGGCTGTGGCGCTGATGTTCACCGGCTTGACCCTGGCCAACGTGCTCGGCGTGCCGCTGGGTACTGCGCTGGGCCAGGAAGCCGGCTGGCGCTCGACCTTCTGGGCAGTGACCGTGATTGGTGTGATCGCCTTGATCGGCCTGATCCGCTTCCTGCCGGCCAAGCGTGACGAGGAAAAACTCGACATGCGCGCCGAACTCAGAGCACTAAAGGGCGCCGGCATCTGGCTCTCCCTGAGCATGACCGCACTGTTCGCGGCCTCGATGTTCACCCTCTTCACTTATGTCGCGCCGTTGTTGGGTGACGTAACTGGCGTCTCGCCCAAAGGCGTGACCTGGACCCTGCTGCTGATCGGCCTGGGCCTGACCGTCGGCAACATCATCGGCGGCAAGCTGGCAGACAAGCGCCTGGCCGCCACCCTGATCGGCGTATTCATCAGCATGGCGGTGGTATCCACGGTACTGACCTGGACCAGCGTGGCCGTGATCCCGACCGAAATCACCCTGTTCCTCTGGGCCACCGCCTCGTTTGCCGCCGTACCGGCGCTGCAAATCAACGTGGTGACCTTTGGCAAGGCCGCTCCGAACCTGGTGTCCACCTTGAACATCGGCGCCTTCAACGTCGGCAACGCCCTCGGCGCCTGGGTGGGCGGCAGCGTGATTGCCCATGGCTTCGGCCTGACCAGCGTGCCCCTGGCCGCTGCTGCCCTGGCGGTGCTCGCGCTGCTGGTAACCCTGATTACTTTCCGTCAGAGCGGCGATGCCGACCTGGCCCCCGCGACTAACTGA
- a CDS encoding helix-turn-helix transcriptional regulator yields the protein MSIDLDEIIKALAHPVRRDILNWLKDPKTQFPDQIHHHEHGICAGQIDQRCGLSQSTVSAHLANLQRAGLISSQKAGQWHFFKRNEDVIQAFLKALTEELSTPL from the coding sequence ATGTCCATCGACCTCGACGAAATAATAAAAGCCCTGGCGCACCCAGTACGGCGAGACATCCTCAACTGGCTGAAAGACCCGAAAACCCAATTCCCCGATCAGATCCACCACCACGAGCACGGCATTTGCGCCGGGCAGATCGACCAGCGCTGTGGCCTGTCCCAGTCCACCGTGTCGGCGCACCTGGCCAACCTGCAACGCGCAGGGCTGATCAGCAGCCAAAAGGCCGGCCAATGGCACTTTTTCAAACGCAATGAGGATGTGATCCAAGCCTTCCTCAAAGCGCTCACCGAAGAACTCAGCACACCGCTGTAA
- a CDS encoding ACP phosphodiesterase, producing the protein MNYLAHLHLGGELPAQLLGSLYGDFVKGRLQGEFSPQIESAIQLHRSIDRYTDSHPLIGEALSRFTLTRRRYAGIVLDVFFDHCLARDWALYADQPLERFTSRVYRVLAEEPALPGRLAQIAPYMAADDWLGSYREFEVMEQVLRGIGRRLTRPEELGHAMQELRALYEPLSEDFRVFYPQLQQFSNSQLAAQL; encoded by the coding sequence ATGAATTATCTCGCACATCTGCACCTGGGCGGCGAACTTCCTGCTCAATTGCTCGGCAGCCTGTATGGCGACTTTGTTAAAGGGCGCCTGCAAGGCGAGTTCAGCCCGCAAATCGAGTCGGCGATTCAGTTGCACCGCTCGATCGATCGCTACACCGACAGCCACCCGCTGATAGGGGAGGCGTTGTCGCGCTTCACCCTCACCCGACGCCGCTACGCCGGGATCGTCCTCGATGTGTTTTTCGACCACTGCCTGGCGCGGGATTGGGCGTTGTACGCCGACCAGCCGCTGGAGCGGTTTACCTCCCGGGTTTACCGGGTGCTCGCTGAAGAACCGGCGCTGCCGGGGCGGCTGGCGCAGATTGCGCCGTATATGGCGGCGGATGACTGGTTGGGTTCATACCGCGAGTTCGAGGTGATGGAGCAGGTACTGCGGGGCATCGGCCGGCGCCTGACACGGCCCGAGGAGCTGGGCCATGCCATGCAGGAGTTGCGGGCGCTGTACGAGCCGTTGAGCGAGGACTTCCGGGTGTTTTACCCGCAGTTGCAGCAGTTCTCAAACAGCCAGTTGGCAGCACAACTTTAA